The genomic region GTGCACCTCCCAGCCCGGCTCACGGGTCGGACCGGACAGCCCGAAGCCGGGGATGCTGGGGATCGCCAGCCGGAAGGGTTCGATGCTCACTGACGCCAGCCTGCCGCACAACGGAGCCGCCCTGCAGCCGATCTCCGCTGCATCGTCCTCACGATCGCGCCTGGTCGTCGGTGATTCGGAACACGCTGACGGCCCCGTTCTCGAACTGCAGCTCGAGGTTCGTCCCTGTGCTCACGACCGGTTCGCGGTCGTGAGCCCGGTCCACGAACAGCCAGCGCACGCCGTACTCGTCGCGGGCCTGGCGGAGGGTCTCCGCGGTCGGCGCCGAGAACAGCAGGCGATTCAGCTGGGCACGTTCCTGCCACGGTGCGGGTTGGAACATGTATGCATTTCCGCCGGTGCCGTGCTCGGCCATAGCCTGTTGCGTGTAGGCCCAGCCCTCCAGCAGTGTTCGGCGTCCGCCCAGACCGCTGACCAGGTATCCCAGCGCGACGCAGTCCTTGCGGTTCGGCCAGCAGGCGGTGTTGGTCGCCACGACGTCGTGCGGCCCCGTGTTCTCCCGCAGCCAGCGGGCGGCCGCCTGTTCGCCGACGCTGAAGCTGAGGTTCTTCGACGTGTACACCGGTCGTGCGGTCGATGCGCGGGAGGCGGCGGCCTGGTCGATCGTGCTGCCCAAGGAGACGCCGATCGTCATCATGACCGGGATCAGCAGCCCCATCCCGACGAGCCCCGGCCAGGCGTTGAGCAGCCGCCGCCAGCAGTGCCAGGCGAGCAGCATCGCCACCAGCACGACCAGCGGGCCACGGGCCAGCGCCAGGACCGCGGACCAACCGGTGCCCAGCTCGGAGACCTCGACCAGCTCCTGAACCGGAACCACGGCAACGCCGAACACCACACCGAGTACGGCGAGCATCAGGCCCTGGCGCAGGCTCCGTCCACGGATGGCGATACTGATCATCCAGGCCGCCGCCACCGCCGCGAACGGCACCAGGCCGCGGAGGAAGTAGTACTCACTGGATGAAGGGTGGTCTACCAGCAGGAAAGCGAGCCAGCCTGCGGTCAGTCCCCCGAGCAGGAACCAGCCGGCCGGGTCCGTGCGCATCCGCCGCGACGCCAGCAGACCGAACCCGACCAGCATGCCGAGCTGGCCGACGAGCAGCACCGCGAGCAGGGTCACCACTGCGACGACTCGACCTTCGGCGATCGGGCGGAGCAGGAAGTCGCCGGACGCCGCGAGCGACCGATCGCCGGTGGCCGCCCAGTACGACGGTCCCTGTGCCCGCAGGACGGCCAGTGGACGAAACCCCGATCCGCCGGTGCTGCCGGTCACGGTGAGCATGGCAACAGTTCCGGCGGAGAGCAGGATTCCACCCGCGATCACCGATCGCCAAGGAACACCCCGCTTGCGCACGGCGACGTACAGGCCGGCCAGACCGACCGCGCCGAGCAGGAGGGGCAGCACGGTCGGTTTCGCGCCGCCACCCAGGACGGCGAACGTTACTGCGAGAACCCACGCACCTGACGAGCTGGTGCGGTACAGCACTTCCACGAGGAAGAACGCCGCGGCCACCAGCGCAATCAGCGCGAACGTCTGCGAAGGACTGGCGTAGTAGATGAGGGTGCCGACGACCGACAGGCGCTGGTGCCCGATCAGCGCTCCGGCTGCCGGCACCGCGAGAATCCCCACCGCGATCACCGCGGTCGGCCACTCTCGGGAGATCTGCCGCGCCAGCACGGCCGTGAGCAGCATCGTCACCGCCGTCAGGGGAACCAGCCAGAGCCGGAACAACACCAGTTCGGCGGACAGCCCGGTGATGTGGGCGGCCGCTGCCATGTCGGCGTTGGCGAACCAGTGGTAATCCAGCGCTTCGCCGGCCACCTGCGGTAGCTGTGGTGGTACAGAGCGCATGAGTTCGTGCACCATCGACAGGTGGTAGAGCAGATCTTGGTGGTACTCCGTGCCGACGGGCTGCTGCAGGTTGTTCTCCAGGGTTCCCGGCGCGAGGTGGTACAGCAGCGGCCCGGCGACGACGCCGAACAGCATCACCGCGACCGCGATCGCCACTCCCCAGGACCAGCGGAGCGGCAACGGAGCCGGGCGATCGATCCGCCAGTACCGGCGCAATCGCGGCACCGCGACGAACGCAACGAGCACCGCCGCCGGCCAGATCGCCAACCACTGCTGAAGTCCGAGCGCCGTGAAGCCGGCCCAACCGATGAACTGACAGGCCGTCCCAGTCGCCGCACCGAGCGCGACGTCCTCCACCCAGTTGCCGGTACTACGCCAGATGAGGCGCAGCAGCAACGTTCCCGGCAGCACCACGCCCGCGCCGAAGTACCCGCAGTACGTCGCGATTGCGTCCGCCGGGACGCCTGCGTACCTGAGTCCACTGACGGCGACCAGAGCGGGAAGAAGCCATGGCAGCAGGCGCATCGCGCTGTACCGGCGCCGCAGCCGATCAACCGACGCCGGGCGGTTCTCGACGAGCTGCATACCTTGAAAAACGGGCCCAGCCGGCGAATCGTTGTCACGTCGCCCTGAATTGCGGACCGACCTTCGGCGTTTGCCGCCGTCCGCCGGCAGCTGATCCTCAGCCAGAACAGAGTCGATGCGACGCGCACCGTGGATCTGCGCCGCGCGGGGCAACCCCGATGTACTCGTCATACCCACCCATGTCCAGCAAGGCCCCGGTCGTGTCAGGTCGGCTCGGGGGTGATCAGCCTGGTCGGCCGATGCGCTGGGTGCCGAGCCCTGCGAGCAATTGGAGCGCATCTTCGGAGGACGAACCGGTGGGTGCGGTGTAGATGATCAGTCGGCAGCGATGTCGTGCGCGATGGTTCGACGCCCTTCGGGCGAACGCGTCGGCAGTGACCGGCGCCGTGCTCACTGTGGACGGCGGTTGTCGATCGAACTTTGACACCACCAGCGTGCACCTCCGGTCGACGCGGGAAGTAAGCGGCGTCAGTAGCCCAGATCGTCTGCCTCTTCTTCCAGGTTGATCCACGAGAGATGTCGCTCATCAAGTTCAGGCCGATAGTCACCGCTCGCGCCCTGCAGGCCGGTCACTGTGGCTGACAGGAGACCAGCCAGGGTGGTGAACTCGTGGAACGTGTAGGGAACCGGGGGAGCGTCGTCGAGAATCAGGTACAGGTCGTCGCTTCCATCGAAGCTCAGCGCGAGCGCGCTGCCACCGGGGTCGACGGCGAACGGCACCAAGTTCGGACTCGCTACTAGCTGGAGGTACTCGGCGTGAGATGCGTGCCGTTGTATCGCGCGCTCGACCGGGAGTGGGTACCACTCGGCGATGAAGGAGAACCCACCGGCGCCAGTGAGCGTGGTGCCGTCGTGGACGAGGTATGCATCGCGCAACGCCTCAGGTAAGTCGGCACCGACTGCGGTGCTCCAGCGATGCAGTTGGTCGCGGGCGGCTGGTGGTCGCAGGCTCGACAGGACCTGGGGGCTTGACGCGAGCTCGCGCTCGATGTCGCGCCAGAGGGACTCGATACTCATGAGGTCACCCTAGGGAGCGCCTACTTCACATCAGGTTCCTTGGAGAAACCAGGGGATCGTTGGTTTCTGGTTCATGGGCGGATTTTCGTCCGGGATCGGTGCGAGGATGCGGAGATGAAGACGTCGACGGAGACGACGGTCACCTGGGCGCAGGCGCTGGGCTGGCGGATGGGGCGGCACCTGCTGGACCCGATCGGGTCGGAGTCGGTGGCCGACGTCGTTCGTCGGCTGGGTGCGGTGCTGTCCATGGACGAGTCCCTCGCCGAGCTCGCGGTGAGGACCCGGCGCGAGACGTCTCGTCCCGGCGAGCTCGCGGCGGCGGTGGCGGACGGGACGGTGATCAAGGCGTTCGCGTTCCGCGGGGCGATGCACTACCTCGCGCCCGAGGACGGTGGGATCTACCTCGCGCTCCGGTCGGCCGGGCGGCAGTGGGAGCTGCCGAGCTGGGTGGAGTACTACCGGCTCGCGCCGCAGGACTGGCCCGACTTCCGCGCCGCGGTGCGTGATGCGCTGAGCGACGGGCCGCTGACCATCTTCGAGCTCGGCGATGTGCTGACGCGCCGCCCGGCGTACCGGCACCTGAAGCCGGTTTTCGCCGAGGGCGCGGGCACGCTGATCAAGCCGCTGACGTGGCAAGGCGACGTGAGCCTGGGTCCACGCCGGGACGGGCAGCACACCTTCCAGCGCCTCGACAGCAACCCGCGGTGGCCAGGGCTGCCCGAGCTCGACGACGCGGGTCCGCGCGCCATCACGGCGTACTTTCGAAGCTACGGACCAGCGACCTTCGCCCATCTTCACTACTGGCTCGGCAACGGGCTGAGCGCCGGCCGCAAACGGATCAACGGTTGGATCTCCGGGCTCGGTGATCGACTGGCTGCAGTCGACGTCCAAGGCACCACGGCCTACGTGGTGCGGGAGGATGTCGACGCGCTGGCTGCTTCGCGGCATTCGGAGGCCGTGCGGTTCCTTCCCGGGCACGACCAGTGGGTGATCGGTCCCGGCACCAGTGACGTCCACGTGACCCCGGCATCGCTACGAGCGCTCATGACCCGCAAAGCCAACCCTGTGGTAGTTGGCGGAGTCGTCTGCGGAACATGGGCGCTCAGGGGTGACGAGCTCACGGTCGCCTGGCTCGGCGAGCGACGACCACCCGAGAAGGCCATCGAGCAAGAGGCCGCGAGACTCTCCGGCATCCTCGGCCGGGACCTGCACTTGAGACGGACCTCGTAGCCGGCGAAAGTCGTACGGCGGCCCGCCTGCCTCGCGAGCGGCCGGGCGGCATCATTGCCGGGTAAGTGGAATCTCCGTTGCTCGGTGGGTCAGCTTCTGCGGGTTGCGGACGTAGTACAAGCCGGTGATGCGGGAGTCCTCGACGCTGATGGCGATGACGCCGTCGAGGTCGCCGTCGTAGTGCAGAGCCAGTGCGGGGCTGCCGTTGACCGCGGTCGGTTCGACGGTGAGCGTGACGTCGTGCTTGGTGAGGCCACCGACGATGAACGTCGCCACCTTGCGGGCGCCGACGACCGGCCGCGGAGTGGTCTGCTTGATGCCGCCGCCGTCGCTGATCGCCACGACGTCGGGCGCGAGCACGTCGAGCAGGCCTTGCAGGTCCCGGGTCTCGAGCGCGCGCTGGAAGGCGTCGAGC from Kribbella flavida DSM 17836 harbors:
- a CDS encoding SMI1/KNR4 family protein, yielding MSIESLWRDIERELASSPQVLSSLRPPAARDQLHRWSTAVGADLPEALRDAYLVHDGTTLTGAGGFSFIAEWYPLPVERAIQRHASHAEYLQLVASPNLVPFAVDPGGSALALSFDGSDDLYLILDDAPPVPYTFHEFTTLAGLLSATVTGLQGASGDYRPELDERHLSWINLEEEADDLGY
- a CDS encoding DNA glycosylase AlkZ-like family protein — protein: MKTSTETTVTWAQALGWRMGRHLLDPIGSESVADVVRRLGAVLSMDESLAELAVRTRRETSRPGELAAAVADGTVIKAFAFRGAMHYLAPEDGGIYLALRSAGRQWELPSWVEYYRLAPQDWPDFRAAVRDALSDGPLTIFELGDVLTRRPAYRHLKPVFAEGAGTLIKPLTWQGDVSLGPRRDGQHTFQRLDSNPRWPGLPELDDAGPRAITAYFRSYGPATFAHLHYWLGNGLSAGRKRINGWISGLGDRLAAVDVQGTTAYVVREDVDALAASRHSEAVRFLPGHDQWVIGPGTSDVHVTPASLRALMTRKANPVVVGGVVCGTWALRGDELTVAWLGERRPPEKAIEQEAARLSGILGRDLHLRRTS